The Setaria italica strain Yugu1 chromosome VIII, Setaria_italica_v2.0, whole genome shotgun sequence genome includes the window CTACTAGAATTGTATTTGGTTACAGAATAATGTGCCACCTTCATAGTGATCATAATTCAGGAATCACTACAGTTAACAGTAAGATTATTTCAGACAGAGTGGGAAAATAGTCATGTGGAGTTGGCTTTTGAAACACAGCCAGAGTTAGCAGTAACTTAAATGGAGCATTAATTATTAGGGCATTAATGTAGcaataaacaaaacataaacGATTAACAGAACCTAAAGGTGCAGAATCAGTTATCATATCAAATAGGGATAAGTAACCGTACCCTCAAtgccatcttcttgagcttGTTCATTGCCGAAAAATGCTTCAGCCTTGACAAAACAGCAGAATCAATAGGCTTATCAGGTGCCACGGCATCATCAACAATCCATGGGTGACCTGACACATACAACACCATAATCCACTATGAGTTAACAAAAATGCATATCCTCAGTGGACATGTGGGACATATATACCTACACAGCTACACCGCAACTACATGAGAGAGATGAAGGAGTGTACTTACAAAGAACCTCATGAGCACTAAATCTCTTCTTAGGATCCCGAGTAAGCATATTACGAACCAGATCCTTAGCACTATCAGAGATACTTGGCCAGGGTTCAGATTCAAAATCAAGTTTGCCTCGCAGAATCTGCCTGAAGATTCCCGCTTCAGTTTCTGCGGAGAAAACATATTCGATAACGGAAAACGTGTGAATTTGCGGAGTCAAACAAATTTGGTGCTTTGAATGACAAATactaattctaaaaaaaaatggcatatACTTTACCTGCCCAAAATGGGGGGACACCACAAAGCAAAATGTACAGGATGACCCCTGCGCTCCACACATCAGCTTCTGGACCATAGCATTTCTGTAGTACCTCTGGTGCGACATAGTAGGGGCTTCCAACAACATCACTGAATTTGTCACCTGAGTAAATGGAAAAGAACAGCTTGCATAATCAATAAACTTGGCCCAACAGACACATAAAACATCCTTAGCCAATCTGTGTACAATTTAGAATGCAAATACCATTGTACCAAACACATAAAAATAAAATCTCATAAACCATTATGTACTACATTAATAAGAATAAAGTCTAGTGTTCAGATTCATGTTGTCAAAGCACGTTTCAGATTTATGTGAGTTACTGAAATTTCAGTAGCTATAATGATGTTAATGTACAATAAAATTATGACACGTTTACATTATCCACTAACAACAACTGGTGTCTTGTAAACTATTAGCTATTTCAGTTACTCTCCCATTCCAAAAGGAAACTGGGAGCTTCCACATGGTTTTGATCTACTCCTACCATTCTCTTCAAATAACTATGGCAATGCCTTATCACGAACATGACAAATAGCATTCTCATTCTATTATGAACATGATAAATAGCATTCTCATTCTTTCAAAAACGAACAAAGAACGGAAAGCACTAATGCCAAGTCCAATTTGACCGTAACATGGTATAACTATCATTGTTTCAAGAAACTGACAGAGATCAATGAAACACAGCAATTATGCTAATAGTTTGCAGCAGAACTGCCAATAGCAACAATAAACAGTGATACTCTACATACCAAATTAAGCAATGTAAAAGCAATGAAATCAACATACCAGGCTTGTAGAACATGGAGAGCCCAAAGTCAGTGGCCTTGAGTGGGGCTTCCTCCGCGGTGCTGGCAAAGAGGAAGTTCTCTGGTTTGAGGTCCCGGTGCATGACGCCGAGCGAGTGGCACCCCTCCAGGACCCCAACTATCGTCTTGATGAGCTTGGCGGCTGCGCGCTCGCTGTAGTGACCCTTGGCAACGATGCGGTCGAATAGCTCACCACCAGCGCAGAGCTCCATGACGATGTGAACGAAGAGCGCGTCCTCATAGGCGCCGCGGATGCGGACGACGTTGGGGTGCTCGGAGAGGTGGTGCATGATCTGGATCTCACGGTAGACGTCCTCATAGTCCTCCCGGCATAGGAGCTTGCGCTTGGGGATGGACTTGCAGGCGTACTCGGCGCCGTCGGCCTTGCCCACGCACTGGTAGGTGGTGCCGAACTGCCCCTGCCCCAGCTTCTTGCCGATGCGGTAGTGGTCCCGCACGTTCGCCGTCTTGTACGGCAGCACGGACGCCGGCCGccccgacgacggcgccggcgccgtcaccGGCACCGGCTGCGGCTGCTTCGCCTTGGCATTGGCGTTCCCGCTCGGGTCCGGCTGCATTGGCGCGCCACAGGTGTGCTCCCCCCCAATCAAGAACTGTACGGAGGCCGCCGCAGCACGGAAGGAAATCTCTTCTTGTATcaagaagccgaaaaaagtgatAAATTTGGGGACACGGCGATCAAGAAACGGTCAAAGGGGAAAGAAATTCACCTCGGAAAATCCCTCGCTACAAATTTCTGCGCCTCGCCCAGGGATTTCTGCGGATTGGCGACGAAAGAACAGGGGAAGCTGGGGATCTTGGAGCGGGGAAAGCAAACGAACCCTTCCGATGAGATCGAGAGCCGAGAAACGAAGCTTTATGGGAGGTTTATGTACGACGAACCAGCAAGCAGAAATGAAAAGAAACGAGAAACAACAGCGATAAGGGGGTGAAATCTGTGCTCTCACTTTCTCAGGTGTCACATGGAGGAAGATGCAACCCTGCCAAAAGAAAAGGGGGGCGAGCTGGGGAAAAGATTGGGCGCTTTATCTAATCCGGCGTGGAGCTACGAGCTGGCCGCGCAAGAGGACAGGATCTTGGCGGCGTGGGTGATGGCTCCACCCATTTTTTATAGGAATTTTGCGGGGGGAGGCGGCTTCCAATGGGGTGAGGAGATGATGACGATTAGAGCTGAAATATCTCCCTTTTGATTTGCGATTCGGGATTGGGAAATGGGGAAAAGGGAGGGTGCGATTGGTGGAGAGGGAGGATTAGGGGGAGGGGAATGCAGGAGCTGTGCAGCTGGTCGTATCTGAGGAATCCTCCATGGATGACcaggaaggagggaggaaggagacgaGGAGGATGTCactattttgtttttcttaacGTTTTCTCCTTTTGTAAATGGTAAATCGCACAAAGGTCCATACCCGGTGAAAAAtgagtttcaaaaaaaataaagactTTGGATACTTTTTTCTCTCGATAGGATTTCGGAGATTATTTATGGCCTGATAACTATTGAAAACAGAGATAATTTCAAAAGTTTTCAAAATATACAAAGATCACTTAAAATATGAAAAAATGCAATAAAAAGATACACTATATGTCACTTTTGACTCCGTGGTTATCTCAAAAGTCATTTATTACAAGTGCCAATTCAACATGTTTCCGATGTAATAAGACTATTACAGGACAAGTTAGACGAACCAACCTTGCTCAAGTGATTGGATTAGACTTGTTCATCATACTACATAAAAAAAACTTTACAAATATGAAACGGTAACGTTTAGTCTCTTATTGGCTGATAGAGTCTCCCAAAAGAATTGGAGTTATACTTTTGGAAGTTTTTCATTCGGTAAATACTACATTGGCAAATACTACATGGCAGTTCCAAAATGATGAAAACAAGGTGAATTGCGAAATGTCCTCTAACGTAATGGTTAGAGCACATGAGTAGCATCCAATAGGTCTAGGTTCGACTTCGAATAAATTAAatgaatattttttaaaaaaaaagttgaatcgACAAACATGTGCACAATGAGTTGCTTCTCGGTAAATCGAGTAGATCTAGTATACGTACAAAAGAGCTTACGAGGGAAACATAAAATCCAGTGATATATGTGGTAGTTTTTGTAATTTCTCCtttaaataagaataacaggACTATATTAGTTTCATAAATTATAATGCCCACGTGCTAATTAGGCGTTGTTTATCCATGGTTATGGTTAGAGTTGAAAATAGAAGCTCCAAGCATACTAAGATATAAaatttttaactttttcacTTAAAATGAATTGCCTGATTTTAGGTCCCCTTTGGTGGGGTTTCTTGAACGGCTCCTCCACCGGCATCTCATAGAAGCCCTACCAAGCCGAAGGAAAGAAAACAGCTCCGCTGGAGAAGTCCCGTGATTCCCGCTGAGAGgagcgggagagggaggagaagcaaAAAACTGGCTCCCCGCGATTTCATCTCCTTTGTGGGGCCAAAGTCCCCATCTTGCCCATGGGCGGGGGGCTGGAGGATGGCGTCGGTGCGAGCGCGAGGAGGCTGGAGGACGCTGTCGGCGGGGGGCGAAGGGCAGCAAAGACGTTAATCTCCGCGAGGGGTGAAGGGACGGTGACTGCAGCGCAGACACGGGGTCGGAGGGCGACGGCGCGAGCGCTGGCGGGTAGAGGGCGGTGACGGCGTGGCACGAGAGCGAGACAAAGTACAACGGTGGCACGGGCGCACGGGGGTGGATGACATCGGCGGCGCAGGCGCTACATGGAGAGGGAGACGGAGAAGAGAAAGGTTGCAGGCGAATGGATAAGAAAGGGGAAGGAAATGGAGTGAAATAGATAATAGGAagtaaaggagaaaaagaaaagggaaaaggaaaaaaaacgaaAGATATGATAGACATTTCATCCTCTGATTTATGTTACACAGCCGCCGAATGAAGTCGTTttgctaaatatttttttaacggCGAAGTAAAAAAAACTGTTACATCGGAAAAGTTACGGCCGTCAGCCCTTGGTCTATTGGTCTTCTTACTCATGGAGTCGTAACCTACAAACTGGATTAGCGTGAAGCCCAAAAAAATCCTAGTCTTTTATCTTGGCTTTTGCGCGGTCAAAGCTCCAGAACACATGGCCAAAAATCCGCACCGAAGTTTGGCCAAACAGGACACGATATTTTACAATAGTGTCATTGTTTCTATATAAAAACAAAGTGGGCActtcaaagaagaagacataggagcacctatcacatcaaatgtttatatactaattaggagtattaaatatagactatttacaaaatccattacacagatggaggctaaacggtaagacgaatctattaagcctaattagtccatgatttgacaatgtgctgctacggtaaacatttgctaatgatggattaattaggtttaatagattcgtctagccgtctagcctccatttgtgtaattagttttataattaactcatatttagtcctcctaattagcctccgaatatttgatgtgacacagactagactttagctcaaggaaccAAACGACAGTGATATTTCTCTCTCTCGAAGAAGAAGAATGTGATTTAGCAAAATTCTAGCCTTCAATCCCTCACCCTAGGACTAAGCTTTCATTTTTTAGTAAAAACTAAATGGCTCTCTATAACTTATGCTATAGACAGTCAAGAACACTTTCAATATTTTGGTTGTATATTTCTTTAGTGTACGACAAAATCCTTTAATGTAGGTTTCTTTACTATTTTCTACCtatattttatttatatgttTCTTTAGTGTATAACAAAATCTTCCTTATTATATGAATGCAGTTATAAGAAAaggatttttttaatacaaaaatAACAAACATCAAATTTGTGTCAGAAATATCAAGTGTTAGCAGAGTAAAGATTGGTTAAAGGCTTGTCCTAATGAAACTAAATAAAGCCTGGGGTATGTAGcgcttcagaaaaaaaaaaaattagatctTAGGTTCACGGGAATCGCTTAGTTTCATTCCAGCAGATGACAAGGACGGCAGTGGGAATCGCTGAACGATGAATCCAAACGCTTTTCGTCGTTGGAACTATCAAGCATTCCGTTGTTTTCTACACCTCCCCCGTGAGCCGTGACTTTGTTTATTCCAACCATTCCATTGTGCTCCCTTGACTCATTCCATCGGTTGGACAAAGGGAAACGCATCTTCCTTGTaacttgtgtttttttttaagaaaactaTATGCAACCATCTTTTCAGCACATGTGCACCCCAGTATTTTGCGTAACAAGACTTTCAGTAGTGATGGTTATGGTGAGATTAATTATTGTGGCAGCGTCAAAATATCGTCAAACAAGATTACAGTAAATGTCAAAATACGTTATAGCTAATGACTTCAGAATATAGTAACTTTTGAACTGTTTATCATCAATCAATATTCAAGAGCAGTCCTTTTGGAATGGATATCTTGGGGCTCAATGGAGGACAGACCACTAGATGAGTGGCCCTAGCTGTTGTCTCATTGCAGCACTGCTGGTCCCTGGAAATGATCAACCCTAAATAACAACTAGCGTGTACGTGCTACAGGACTGATGAAGACCAATTAGGTTGGAGATTTGCAGGGTTGGTAGGCACTAGTAACGCCGGCCAGTACCTACTGGATAAGCAGATGACGCCATCTATcagacctcctaaaattccacctctttttttttttggtgacgtggacatggacatggacaACGCCGGCCAGTACCTACCGTTCAATCCCTCGAGCTTAGATTTTGGTGACGTGGACATGTACAAACCTGAAGCGGTGCAGAAACTATAGAGTGTTTGGATCCCGGGCTAAACTTAGTCCCTaccacatcgaatgtttggacattaattaggagtattaaacataggctaattaaaaaatcaatttcgcaacccctaagctaaatcgggagatgaatctattaagcctaattagtccataatttgacaatatggtgctacagtaaacattcactaatgatagattaattagacttaatagattcatctcgcgatttagcctagggtttctgcaattagttttataattagcttatatttagtccttctaattagcatccgaatatccgatgtgacacggactaaactttagctccaggatccgaACACCCCCTGACACATCCTGATCGGGTTCATCAATCGAACCAACGCCATCAGCACACTTcagtttctttttccttgttaTTAAAgtagtatatatagtagttggtAATTTCGTCACGATTGATGTTGATCATATGAAATGGGCGAGTTACCACATGGGCACATCTTGGTAGAGTGGGTGCaaacctttcttcttcttctatagCCTCTTCTGGAAACTCTTTGCAAGTTGGCAGCTTTACATGTCACGGCGGTGAGAGAGCAAGCAAAGCAGTCCTTGCTGAGTGCTGAAACTCTCGATGGGATTGGGATCCACCGGAGACAAGGCAGCTTGACTTGAATTGTTCAAGGAGTATAAAAAAGCCAGCATGAAAAGATTGGGTGTCCCACACTATCATCATTCATGGCACCCACAAATGGGCCGTGCGCCGTGGTGGATCGAGATAGGTAGGGGTTGTGTGAGGGGAAAGAAGAGAGAACTGACGATGGAAGTGGATGATGAGGCTCCAGACATCGCCCTGTCAACCTCGATCTCCGTGACGGAGGCACACCGTCAGCAGCTACCAAACCTTCCTTCCAAGGGTAGCGATTCCACTGCATTGTTTTCCCCTTTGGAAATGAACATGACAAAAGGTTGCTATGCGTAGTAACTGGCTTGAGCGGCTGTGAATCCAAGAAAGCGTAGTTTTTAGCTCTAGCAGTGAACGGGAAGGGCTTGAGAAGCTTCGGCGCTGTCTGCCGGGGCCGATACGTTGGGTTGACCACGTCGTCTTATCTCATCTCAGCAATGGATTGCGCGTGACGGCTCGGTCAGACAGCTGCGATCCAGCAGGTCAAGTCGTCCGTTGACCGGCCTTAAGATATTTGCAGCCAGGTCCCTATCGCAGAGTCAAGAGTCAAAGCCGTGTACACTATACACCAGAGCACTACTAGACAGCTATGCCTGTCAGTGTTAGCACCAAAGCATTACTTACCTGGATGCAGCAGTAACAGAACGGTGCTACCGCGGACATCCGTGGGCGAAGGGAGAGGCGAGCACGACAGAGACGCCGCGCATGGACGGATGGATCCAACAGGAGCGCATTCTGTTGGCCCTGCGGGTGAGCAGGCTGCTCATTCGGCAGCTGACCCGTTCAACACGGCCGCTGCTTTGGTCGGTGGTCAAGGCCGCTCACAGACTCACTAGTCTAGAAGTCTAGGCAAGTGCCCTGGGGAGCTTCCTGCTCATCCACCACCACAGCTCGTCGTGCCATCCATCCATCGCCATCCAGCGGCTTGCCGGCTTCTTCTCtcccattttcttttttatttaataCTAATTCTCTGGCACACGCACACGTTCCTGTCGATCTCGCCGCGCTCATCATGTGGATCTGGAAAAAGCGCTCCAGGGTACAcgctattttttttttatatgcgCGCAAACATTCCtccctccaggctccagcagtAAGATTCTGCTCCCCGCCAAACCCATATCCTGCCTGCTCATTATTCTACTCCCGTGATCCCGCCCgtcttctccctctcccccctcAGTCCTCACCAACCAGCCGCCCAGCAGACACCTCCACGTGCGCCGGCGCGTCACCAACCGCACGGGGTGGTCGGACGGTCGGAATCAAAACCAACTCGCCACGATGGCAAGTGTGCGTGCCCTGTTTCAAAAGCTTTACACGGCTCTCACGGcccacagttttttttttaccccCCGCACGGGCATGGAAATCATACCAGCGAAACGTTCACGTCACCACCCAACAGGCAAAAGCAATTTCACCACCACCCCCGCGACTCTCCACGGTATAGCAAGGTAAACAAAAGCTTCGTATGCACGACTCTGTAAACCTCATCGTCTTCCATCGAGAACCATGGAACTGATCGACAGCACTCACAGTCTCACACTCACAccgaggccaaggagaccagcGGCAGCGGTGTCATCCTGGCCGCGTCCGTCGTCGCCTGCGCGTACAGCGAGTTGTGACGCAGGATCAGCTTCAGGCCcttggcggcggcctcggcgggcttcctctgctgctgctgctgcttccgagcgccgtgctggtggtggtggctgttgTAGTAGtcctccgccagcgccgccgcgtccaggCGCGACCAGGCCGGCCCccgcggcgcgctcgccgcccacATGAACCGGCTCGAGCAAGGGTTCATCAGGGACTCGCGGAACTCCCTCGCCCCCTCGCAAACCATGCCCTGCAGCAAACCAAGTTCAGATACAGGAGAAATACCACCAGTTCGAAAGCGTCGGCAAAAATGGTTACTTGCACACGCATTTTGAACCTTTGGCACGACTGAATGAATGACTGACTCATGGTGGTACCTCTGCCATGGCTTTGATCTTGAGCGCCACGCTGTTGGTCAGGACCACGACGTTGTGGTCGCTCCTGAGCTTGTTCAACAGTAGCGCGCAGTCGAGGACGCGGTCCTCAGGTTTTGGGGAGACGATGTCCGCGAGCTCAAAGCCTCTCGGGGAGAACAAGGCTGCCATTGGGTTGAAGGAGCCAGCTGAACCAACCTTGATTTCTTCGTCGATGCGCTGCGCTGAAGGGGTGGCAGGCGGGGTTGGCGCGACTGGGAGCATTTCAGATGAGCTCTGGACGTGGATCCACCAGCTCTCGGTCACCATGCACTCCTCAATCCATTGGAGTACGGAGGTCGCCTTTGTGGACCGTCTGAACAGGCCCTCCCGCTGCTTCATGGAATCTAGCTCCCTGATCACTGTGGGCAGAATAAAAGCTGTTCAGACTCAACTAATTCAGCAACTACAGGTGCACAAGTAAATAGGGGAACACATTGCAGACAAGATGCAGGTTGAGCAGACTCAAATGGGGGAAACAGACCACATTGCAAAATGGATCGAATCAATTATTGCAATGGAACAAAAAACTAGCATTCAAAAGTCTAGAGGCATGAAGCACCAGTTAAAAGCTGAACGCAAGCCTTCAGTTGACACCATTGTAGCACATGATGAATGTTGCGACGGATTGTATTGAGTCAACGCAGGTACTATTTAGGGCTATATAACACAGAAGTGCACAACATAACAGTATAGGCAATAATCATGTCTGAATGCAGGTACTGTTCAAGGTTATATAGCACAGAAGTGCACAACATAACAGTATACACAAGAATCATGCATTCAGACACAAACAACAATTTGAGTATATTCTCATCATAGGGAACATTAAAACAAGCTAATAACAACATTTTAGGACTAATAATGATGTTTTCAAACATTTGGTGAATGACAACATAATAGAATGACAGTTCAAACATATTATATTTGCTCCTAACTTACCAATCCTTGGTACGAACAGGTGAGTTCCTTTTATGCCTTTTAACAGCATAATAGACTTCCTAGattcatcatcaagaaggctgtCGGTGTTAGCCACCATGGTCCAGGATTTCATCCATTGTCCAGCCCTACCTGATTCTTGCTTATGAAGCTGTTCAGCATAAAGATTTGCTCATGTCAGATGCCTTAGTAGAAGGAAAAGATATTAAAATGAAAATACTATTATAATATTTACAACAACTTACTGCAAGATTGTTAAGTTTATCTTCCAACTTGATcgccaagtcaccagcagcgaTGTCAGCTGTCCTAGGAACAACACAGTTACAATCAAGCGAGCTAGCCGGCCCCAAAGGAGAATTCGAAAGAAGGGTCTGGAAGGGGAGCCTATCAGCAACCCTTTTCTTTGTGATTGCACTTTCTACTCGTGCACGGTTTTCAGACATATCCCTTGTTTTCCGAGCTGCAGAAGATTGTGGTGTCATGTTCTCCTTGTCAGAGCAGAATGCTTCCTGGTCTTGATCTGCATCAACTATGAGATTCTTGGGAAGACACTTCCTTGCTTTCATGCCTCCTGAAGACACAGGGGTCAAATTCTCCTTATCTGAATAGAAAACATCATAATCTATTGTGTGGATTCTTTCGGACTTTGCTGACAACACAATGCATTTCTCCTTATTTGAAGTCTTCTTTGCTGACACTGAATTATCCATCCTTGAACCAAGAACTCTCCTAACAGTGGGCTTTACCTTAGAAGCAGGAGTCACGTTCTCTTTGTCTGAGGACAGATTTTCCTGCCTCTCAGGGGAGATGGCATCATACTTTCCAGGTGCCAGCACTGAGTTTTCCCTATCCAGAAGGATGTCATCTTTGAATTCCAGATGTGAAATGGGCATACACTCTATCTGGCTCTTCTGCAATTTTTTATCAGCTGGAGTTAGCGGACTAAGATTCTCAGAGATAGGTTCATTTGATTTCATCTGATTTCCAGTGTTCAGAATGGACTTTTCATTTTCCGAAAAGTTGTCGTGAGCTAAATTCAGAGGGGAAATGGAATCCATCAACTCTTGGGAAATGATAGGCTTCAGACCTATATGGCTCCTCTCCATAATTATGCTACCTGATAGATTGGGGGTGATATTCTCCTTGTCCAGTGGACAGATCTCTTCATTTCCTTCGATTTCTTCAGTATCCAAATTGTCAAATAAATTCCCACAAACTGTGCTGTCAAGCTGATAGTTCTCAGGACCCTCAACAATCTTATTTGGGGCCATGTTCTCCTTATTTGAGAAACTTTCCTCCAAGTTAAGATGGACAAAGTCATCATGCTTCAGTTCTGGTGTTGCAAGATTTTCTGAAACAGGATCAGATTCTGTATTAACAGTAGCAGAACTCCACTGTGGAATTTCTTTGTCTGTGAAGGCATCATCTTTGAAATGCAAAGGGAAAGCAGAATCAAACAAGCCTATCCTCTTCTGTAACTTTGAACCAATTGAATCTTGAGTGCCATAATTCTCAGTGTTTGGCTCTTTCTTATTTCCCTCCATGGTAATGCTGGCTGGGGGATGCATATGGCCCTTATCTTCTGCAATcatctcttccttttcttcagcTATTTCAAATTCAGAAATACCAAACAAAGGGAGAGCAGAATCAAACAAGCCTATCCTCTTCTGTAACTTTGAATCAACTGAATCTTGTGGGCCATAATTCTCAGTGTTTGGCTCTTTCTTATCTCCCTCCATGGTAATGCTGGCTGGGGGATGCATATGGCCCTTATCTTCTGCAATcatctcttccttttcttcagcTCTTTCAAATTCAGAAATACCAAACAAAGCTATGCAGGCAGCGCACTCCACCCCACAGCTCTGAGAACATACAAGAATCTCATTTTGGTCTCCTTTCTGAGAGCTGTAGTTCAGTGCACTGCTTCTATCCTTGCTCCTGCCAGTGTCAATACGAAGTGATTTGACTGACTTTAACTTGGATCTCTTGGACACTTGGTTTGATGTATCCCGCTTGTCTGACAGGGCTGGTCTTCCAGCATTTGTCAATGCAGCTGGCATTTCCTGTATGATCAAAGAGCCAAAAGATTCTGAAATTGGATTCTTGTCGACTAACATATCCTCTGTCACTCCCTCAATGTTCTCATGGGATTTTTCCACAGAAAAGGAATGAGCAAAGTCAGGTAATGGTGGTGCTGAGGGGATCACTTTGGCTGGAAAATCAATATCTTCTAATATAATTTGTTGACTTGTCTCctgtatcttttttcttgaaCTTGTCTCCTGTATATTAGACCAGACAGTTAGCATTCGTACCAGAAACTGGACTAATAGTTGAAACTCCCAACAGTCACTCAAATAAGGAAAACAAAATGGAGCAATAGAATTCAAAGTAAATAGTTAAAAGACAATAAAATAACAAAAAGTAGATCCACCTAAGGGACAGAGAAATGACATACAAGTTTAAACCAATGCTAATAGCAACCAGAGCATACAGATGCATCTTTATACACATTAAACAAACATATCACATTTTCTCTACCATAGCGGATGTAAAGCTTTGTCAAATGATGGCAGCTATCCCAATCAACTCAACATCTCTAGCTTTATATGAATTTCTACCACATACTTAGGATGCAAAAAAGCTGATACAGAATATTATATTACTACCCAAAAAAGGCATCAGTTAACACCTTGCGGCTTCCAG containing:
- the LOC101771179 gene encoding FHA domain-containing protein PS1 isoform X1, with protein sequence MQHDMAEVDGDAPIPAFAVSKGGVVLKHIFLNAPPSSPDRGGAVGGGEEQEEEEDPPVTVGRHPDCHVLVDHPSVSRFHLQLRARRRQRRITVTDLRSVHGTWVSGRRIPPHTPVDLVNGDTLRLGASKREYRLLWLSLREALEMEDAPYMPPLPEDKEEPHAYQEASSQLVAPEQRESADMEAHQETSSRKKIQETSQQIILEDIDFPAKVIPSAPPLPDFAHSFSVEKSHENIEGVTEDMLVDKNPISESFGSLIIQEMPAALTNAGRPALSDKRDTSNQVSKRSKLKSVKSLRIDTGRSKDRSSALNYSSQKGDQNEILVCSQSCGVECAACIALFGISEFERAEEKEEMIAEDKGHMHPPASITMEGDKKEPNTENYGPQDSVDSKLQKRIGLFDSALPLFGISEFEIAEEKEEMIAEDKGHMHPPASITMEGNKKEPNTENYGTQDSIGSKLQKRIGLFDSAFPLHFKDDAFTDKEIPQWSSATVNTESDPVSENLATPELKHDDFVHLNLEESFSNKENMAPNKIVEGPENYQLDSTVCGNLFDNLDTEEIEGNEEICPLDKENITPNLSGSIIMERSHIGLKPIISQELMDSISPLNLAHDNFSENEKSILNTGNQMKSNEPISENLSPLTPADKKLQKSQIECMPISHLEFKDDILLDRENSVLAPGKYDAISPERQENLSSDKENVTPASKVKPTVRRVLGSRMDNSVSAKKTSNKEKCIVLSAKSERIHTIDYDVFYSDKENLTPVSSGGMKARKCLPKNLIVDADQDQEAFCSDKENMTPQSSAARKTRDMSENRARVESAITKKRVADRLPFQTLLSNSPLGPASSLDCNCVVPRTADIAAGDLAIKLEDKLNNLALHKQESGRAGQWMKSWTMVANTDSLLDDESRKSIMLLKGIKGTHLFVPRIVIRELDSMKQREGLFRRSTKATSVLQWIEECMVTESWWIHVQSSSEMLPVAPTPPATPSAQRIDEEIKVGSAGSFNPMAALFSPRGFELADIVSPKPEDRVLDCALLLNKLRSDHNVVVLTNSVALKIKAMAEGMVCEGAREFRESLMNPCSSRFMWAASAPRGPAWSRLDAAALAEDYYNSHHHQHGARKQQQQQRKPAEAAAKGLKLILRHNSLYAQATTDAARMTPLPLVSLASV
- the LOC101769567 gene encoding LOW QUALITY PROTEIN: calcium-dependent protein kinase 24-like (The sequence of the model RefSeq protein was modified relative to this genomic sequence to represent the inferred CDS: inserted 1 base in 1 codon; substituted 1 base at 1 genomic stop codon), whose protein sequence is MQPDPSGNANAKAKQPQPVPVTAPAPSSGRPASVLPYKTANVRDHYRIGKKLGQGQFGTTYQCVGKADGAEYACKSIPKRKLLCREDYEDVYREIQIMHHLSEHPNVVRIRGAYEDALFVHIVMELCAGGELFDRIVAKGHYSERAAAKLIKTIVGVLEGCHSLGVMHRDLKPENFLFASTAEEAPLKATDFGLSMFYKPGDKFSDVVGSPYYVAPEVLQKCYGPEADVWSAGVILYILLCGVPPFWAETEAGIFRQILRGKLDFESEPWPSISDSAKDLVRNMLTRDPKKRFSAHEVLCHPWIVDDAVAPDKPIDSAVLSRLKHFSAMNKLKKMALRVIAESLSEEEIGGLKELFKMIDTDNSGTITFDELKDGLKRVGSELTENEIQLXWKAVSXDNSGTIDYGEFXAATLHMNKLEREENLVSAFSFFDKDGSGFITIDELSQACREFGLDDVHLEDMIKDVDQNNDGQIDYSEFTAMMRKGNAGAAGRRTMRNSLHLNLGELLNPSKT
- the LOC101771179 gene encoding FHA domain-containing protein PS1 isoform X2, which encodes MQHDMAEVDGDAPIPAFAVSKGGVVLKHIFLNAPPSSPDRGGAVGGGEEQEEEEDPPVTVGRHPDCHVLVDHPSVSRFHLQLRARRRQRRITVTDLRSVHGTWVSGRRIPPHTPVDLVNGDTLRLGASKREYRLLWLSLREALEMEDAPYMPPLPEDKEEPHAYQEASSQLVAPEQRESADMEAHQETSSRKKIQETSQQIILEDIDFPAKVIPSAPPLPDFAHSFSVEKSHENIEGVTEDMLVDKNPISESFGSLIIQEMPAALTNAGRPALSDKRDTSNQVSKRSKLKSVKSLRIDTGRSKDRSSALNYSSQKGDQNEILVCSQSCGVECAACIALFGISEFERAEEKEEMIAEDKGHMHPPASITMEGNKKEPNTENYGTQDSIGSKLQKRIGLFDSAFPLHFKDDAFTDKEIPQWSSATVNTESDPVSENLATPELKHDDFVHLNLEESFSNKENMAPNKIVEGPENYQLDSTVCGNLFDNLDTEEIEGNEEICPLDKENITPNLSGSIIMERSHIGLKPIISQELMDSISPLNLAHDNFSENEKSILNTGNQMKSNEPISENLSPLTPADKKLQKSQIECMPISHLEFKDDILLDRENSVLAPGKYDAISPERQENLSSDKENVTPASKVKPTVRRVLGSRMDNSVSAKKTSNKEKCIVLSAKSERIHTIDYDVFYSDKENLTPVSSGGMKARKCLPKNLIVDADQDQEAFCSDKENMTPQSSAARKTRDMSENRARVESAITKKRVADRLPFQTLLSNSPLGPASSLDCNCVVPRTADIAAGDLAIKLEDKLNNLALHKQESGRAGQWMKSWTMVANTDSLLDDESRKSIMLLKGIKGTHLFVPRIVIRELDSMKQREGLFRRSTKATSVLQWIEECMVTESWWIHVQSSSEMLPVAPTPPATPSAQRIDEEIKVGSAGSFNPMAALFSPRGFELADIVSPKPEDRVLDCALLLNKLRSDHNVVVLTNSVALKIKAMAEGMVCEGAREFRESLMNPCSSRFMWAASAPRGPAWSRLDAAALAEDYYNSHHHQHGARKQQQQQRKPAEAAAKGLKLILRHNSLYAQATTDAARMTPLPLVSLASV